A DNA window from Pseudarthrobacter sp. W1I19 contains the following coding sequences:
- a CDS encoding DoxX family protein: protein MSFVRTLARPMLASSFVLAGMDKLKNADDTAQQLSPLLSKAAAALPFQTDEKTLARIIGGTQVGAGVLFGLGKFSRLSATVLTVVSMLNTFVEWRSADISSKEGRTNRRNQLLKNLSLSGGALLASVDTAGKPGLAWRAEHLAADARKGAAHLAADARKTTNKKLHKADKVMRRAVEHATGA, encoded by the coding sequence GGCTTCCAGTTTTGTTCTTGCCGGGATGGATAAGCTCAAGAATGCCGACGATACCGCGCAACAGCTCTCGCCCCTGCTGAGCAAGGCAGCGGCGGCGCTGCCTTTCCAGACGGATGAGAAGACACTGGCCCGGATCATCGGCGGCACCCAGGTGGGCGCCGGCGTCCTGTTCGGGCTGGGGAAGTTTTCCCGCCTTTCGGCCACCGTGCTGACTGTGGTTTCCATGCTCAATACGTTCGTCGAGTGGCGCAGCGCGGACATCAGCAGCAAGGAGGGCCGTACGAACCGCCGCAACCAGCTGCTGAAGAACCTGTCCTTGAGCGGAGGGGCATTGCTTGCTTCCGTGGACACTGCGGGAAAGCCGGGGCTCGCCTGGCGTGCCGAGCACCTGGCGGCCGACGCGAGGAAGGGCGCCGCGCACCTCGCCGCGGATGCCCGGAAGACCACCAACAAAAAGCTGCACAAAGCCGACAAGGTTATGCGCCGCGCCGTCGAACACGCCACGGGGGCATAA